In Geotalea uraniireducens, the genomic window GAAGGATGCCGGGGAACCCCTCCGCCGCCGGGGAATATCATTCCCCACGGGAGATCGGTCGGCCGGCCGAACAGCTCACCGTTGATAAAATTACCGAGCCGCCCCAGGCCCAACCCGATCGGCCCGGCTGGTGCACAGAGATCGGCCAGGGTAAAGAAGCCGATCTTCTTCCGCCGCGCAATATACAATCCCGCCAGGATAACCCCGATCAGCCCCCCGTGAAACGACATCCCCCCTTCCCAAACGGCAAAAACTTTCAACGGATGGGAAACATAATAGGAAAAATTGTAAAACAGCACATAACCGAGACGCCCACCCAGAATGACGCCGAGGGCGAGACTGAAAATCAGGTCGGCGACGTCATCGGTACTTAGGGGAAGCTGCTTCCGCTTGACACCCCGCAAAACGAGAAAATAGGCGCAAATAAATCCAACGATATACATCAGGCCGTACCAGCGGAATTCAAGCGGCCCCAGACGGAGAAAAACCGGATCGATTTTTGGAAACTGCATGGTGCTCCTCACGGGACAAAAGTGTTCCTACGGTAGCAACAAATCGGTCAAGTGTCAATCAAGGGAGACCGCCCGACAGCACGCTCCATCACGCCAAACCGCACGATTGACAAAACAATTCCGACGGACTATAAAGGGTGGTATTCCTCGTTAGGAAGAGGCGTTGGTACAAACAAAGGCTACTGCCCAGAAACGTCGAAAGACGCCAATGTGGTAGAACAGGTCTGGCCGGCTTAAGGCTTTACCCAAGGTAGCTGGTGCGGCGAGCAGCCAAACGGCGGCATTCGCCTGAACCTACGTTGTACCCTGCCGAAACTCAACCAGGGGGAAAGCTGCGACCTTGTCCGCAAGGCCCTTTCTCCGCAAAGGGCCTTTTTTCGTGGAGGAGCCGGCATGAGTGCGACAGCTCTCGTCAACGAGCTATATCTCAGCGAAGTTCTCGACCGGACCGTCATCAACGACCAGGGCCACGAAGTCGGGCGGCTCTGGGACATGATCATGATCCCGGGGGAAGTCTTTCCCGAAGTGTCTCACCTGCTGGTAAAGGACCGGAAACAGCTCTATTCGATCCCCTGGCAGGGGATTACCCTCTTCACGCCCTTCGTCATCTCGGCTTCCGCCCCGCTTGGTGAGATCATC contains:
- the lgt gene encoding prolipoprotein diacylglyceryl transferase — its product is MQFPKIDPVFLRLGPLEFRWYGLMYIVGFICAYFLVLRGVKRKQLPLSTDDVADLIFSLALGVILGGRLGYVLFYNFSYYVSHPLKVFAVWEGGMSFHGGLIGVILAGLYIARRKKIGFFTLADLCAPAGPIGLGLGRLGNFINGELFGRPTDLPWGMIFPGGGGVPRHPSQLYEAVLEGPVLFSLLWLLQRKPRSTGVVFWAFVSGYGLFRFFVEFFREPDPQLGLVFGPFSMGQLLSFPMFLFGALMVALVSMRKK